CTTGTGCTATTATGCTGTCATCCTTTACAAGGGACCAGAAATCCAAGCATTTGAGTTGGCCCTTGATGTCTTCCAAGGGTGTGTCCAGCTTTTCAGCAATCTCTTCAATCGATTTATCATCCAAGCCAAAATAGCTTCTGTACTCCTTCAAGCACTTTTCTTGTTGAGGCAAATCAAAGCCACTAATAAAGTTCATAAAGGGGGTGAAGCTCACAGCTGCTGACTTCAAGGCCTCCAGGAAGATCTTCTcctgaagaaaatgtttctttatctCAATGGAAGCATCAGAGATATTGGGCAAGAGCATGGCAAACATGTGGCGCTTGTGCCCAGGGAGCTCCTTCAGCAGAGTCTCCTCCAGCTTTGGGAAATCAAAAGCATCCAGATCAAAGTTGGAGATCAAGAAGATGTGTGGTTCAGTCACTCCAATATTGTTGAGATTAGCCAGACAGTAGTCTCGAATACGCTGAAGGACTTCCTCCTTCTTGAAGGTTGTGGGTTTGGTTTTCTCTTCACTGTATAAGTCACTGTCCACCTTGGTTCTAACAAAGTAGAACTTCTTCCCAGCATCCTTGATATTCTGGACCAGGAGAGCATCATTGGTGCTGAAGCGGGAAGAAGAAATGATGATGAAGTCATAGTTAGCAAATACCACTTTTTCTACATAAGAGTCTGGGTGGAAATTGGGAGTCCCGGTCCCAGGCAGGTCCCAGAAGATCACTGTGGGATATTTTGGGTGTTGATAGGGGGTTTTACACATAGTGGTCTCCACAGTCCCGACATCAACAGATTCCTCAGCTTCATGACTCAGCCCTCGCAGGGCATTTATGAAACTGGACTTGCCAGTCCTGAAGAAGGAAGAATTTACAGTTTAGTAAAGAAAAACCAACGAAGTATACATCAACAAATTATAagtatgccttttaaaaaataatagtgtttttatttctacCCTAAGCTATAACCTACCAAAgtgatttttcaaaaataaattctagaaaatccagaaaagtaatggttcagctctgttcctgtaACAGAATCTCAATGGGTTTTTGCTTTGTAATACTAATGGGGTTTTAATCTGTTTTACTGATTCTTAAATTGTATATTATTTGATACTATTTCCATGATGGTAGAAAGATCTGGAGAGCTgggtcagtgattaagagcactcacGTTTACTTTTCTATAACAATATAAGATATGATAGGTACATGGTTAACTATGTTAGAGGAATAAGAATTGTGTTGAATTAGAATAACATGATGTCCACCTTCTTTTTGTAACCACAAACTGCTGCCTCTAGTACAAAAGAAACTGCCTGTTAAAAAGTATCTGACTTACTCAAATTCCTTTAATCTGTAATAAAAAGATTGTTTCTTTAGGGAGTAGACTTATGGGAAGGAACCACATGAGACGCTGAGTGATCAAATGTgggatttaaaataactttttaaaaaaaatatgaaacttttaaccatttatgtaataaaaattcaTGATTAAGAGGAGATTGTGTTGTGGttttttgttgggggccgacttttagcagaaagcggctatcagctttgcagccatcttgagccatataccctgacatgagacttggattacaatagcctacaacaactgagcacactctgataacatcttggtttggatacccaggactttccttgggtgtgtgagattaaaggtgtgtgagattaaagttgtgtgagattaaaggtttgtgacttaaaggtgtgacctagagatcagatatagagacaagacctaagcgTGActtaggtgtgacttagaggtgtgactTAGACAAGCAAAAGGAAACCCCAGCTTCAACTATGGatggagaattttttaaaaagctattgcAGGAAAGAGGGATAAGCAAACCAATCCCTGGCCATCCAGCACCATCTGATCTCCACTCCCACTACCAAACTCCAAGTCAATATTGTTGAGTTGCCTCATAGCCAGTGAGTCAAAGTCTCTGTGGATTGAAGAATATGCCAGAAACATTGGGGCATCCAGGGACTCTGGGAATTTGAGCTCAGGAATactggaaacaaagcaaaacaatccCTGGCCATCCAGAATCATCTGATCTCCACCCCCACTACCAAATTCCAAGTCAATATTGTTGAGTTGCCCCATAGCCAGTGAGTCAAAGTCTCTGTGGATTGAAGGACATGCCAAAAACATTGGGGCATCCAGGGACTCTGGGAATTTAAGCTCAGGAATactgagttttattattattcttaaagCAAAACATGAAATGAGATGAGATCTATAGTTGGCTTCAGGACATCcgagaacagagagggagagcACCTGGTGCTATACCTTATCTTTGCTCTTGTAAAAAGGACCAAGAATACCCACCCCCTGGGCTTTAGCTTTTTCCAGAGATAATGTGGAGATGCCAGGGAATTCTCCTCATGACCTTCTTCGAAAGTATCTTCACTTATCAAAGTTCCTGTAATTCTTCCTAGAAGAATGCCTTGTGGAAAGAATATCCTCTACTCTGCCCCACCCACAATTCACAAAAGTTCACAGCTTTCTTACACAGGTTCTCACATAGTATTCTTGAAGATTTAGCTGTGTGTTACCTAGTTCCATAGCAGCACTGTGTGGCTGTGGAGGTGGCTCCATGGTAGAGAACGTACTAAGCCTGTGTGAGGCTGTGGGTTCTACTCTCAGCACTTGTAACAGTTACACCACCTCCAAAACTcagaataaataattttgtgCCAGAGATATGGAATAAGGCAGTCTCAGGGTCTCCAGAATTGAGTGAAGACATAGGAAATTTGATACAAGCTCTATGGAgtttaaaagacagaaacagaagtggCTAGAAAATCCTCAAGTCTGCTCCTCACTCTTTCGCTCCATTTTCCATCCATATATAGTCACATAGAGCTAAACCACTGCCTGCCTCATTTGACTTTGGTGTAGGGGTTATGTCTGTCCTTGAATGGCCTTGCAGAGCCCTGAGCTCAGCTGAATGACCTATGAGCCACTCTACAGTCACATCTACATTTTCTGGACCTCCTGATTTCTGATTAGGTCCCCAAGAACAATGGGGAGTCTAGACTTTCAAACTGCCTCTGGTGACTGCATGTAAGCTATGAGTGATTAAACATGTTCTATCTTCTGAATTAAGATTTTGAAAGAACTCAAATGTGGAAAGATTAATGAAAGTTCTGTGATGTACTATGATGAAATTCTAGCAATTTATCTTAAGATACAAAGATTGTGTGTGGTGACATcccaaaatttataaaaaagaaaataaacatctaaagaaaacatcaaaggTGGGTAGAGTCATTATGTAGTACTGGAGGAAATGACAGTGGCTGCTCTGATAGGTTGGAGGTTCCCCTGGTGTGGGGCCTGCCTTTATGGAGTCCCAGGTGAGTCAGGAGGAAAAGTCTGGCTCTGGgatgttggagagagagagagagagagagagagagagagagagagagagacagagagagacagagagacagagagacagagagacagagagagagacagagagggattaAGTGCTGAGCTCTGGAGAAATATGGATGTGTTCCCTAAATATTTGGAGGTGTGAATTCCCAGGGTTTGCTGATGGAGGAGAGGCAGGGAGTATACAGGGCAGAGGATGATGCACTCATCACACTTTGATAACAGGAAGGTGACAGTAGCTCTGAGGTATGGCACAAGTCATGTCATATACAAGTGAAATAGTCTGGCCTGTGTAAGATGGTGGCACATGAATGTACTGAGATCCTTCTAGTAGACTTCAGGCAAGTAGACATGCATGTGTAAGGAACATGTGTACTGGAATgtatggagggagagaaagagcagaggtCGTGGGCTCAGATGGTGACATCCAAAATAATATAAAGGTAACTCCTCACATGTAGAGTAGTCAGAGTCCTCAGCTCTCACCAGTCCCT
The nucleotide sequence above comes from Arvicanthis niloticus isolate mArvNil1 chromosome 6, mArvNil1.pat.X, whole genome shotgun sequence. Encoded proteins:
- the LOC117710334 gene encoding interferon-gamma-inducible GTPase 10-like, with amino-acid sequence MRGSKNERPSANRKSEGDCRKLLREDQTGKSSFINALRGLSHEAEESVDVGTVETTMCKTPYQHPKYPTVIFWDLPGTGTPNFHPDSYVEKVVFANYDFIIISSSRFSTNDALLVQNIKDAGKKFYFVRTKVDSDLYSEEKTKPTTFKKEEVLQRIRDYCLANLNNIGVTEPHIFLISNFDLDAFDFPKLEETLLKELPGHKRHMFAMLLPNISDASIEIKKHFLQEKIFLEALKSAAVSFTPFMNFISGFDLPQQEKCLKEYRSYFGLDDKSIEEIAEKLDTPLEDIKGQLKCLDFWSLVKDDSIIAQARSAVEAFCAVKGGPASSVIQALKVYCGRTQFLNIVGEDAKLLLRKMETLNVA